A window from Hymenobacter volaticus encodes these proteins:
- a CDS encoding histone deacetylase family protein, which translates to MPCLATSERYSISLPNGHRFPIAKYELIREQLLWQGIAPPDDFYDPGLCSEEDILRVHSAEYWHRVRDLQLSPAEVRRLGLPQSPELVRRSLSSVAGTVQSARRALHDGIGMSLAGGTHHAFRDRGEGFCVLNDIAVAAMHLLHHQLAKQILVVDLDVHQGDGTASIFREEPRVFTFSMHAGANYPLRKEQSDRDVALDLGTDDAAYLAILRANLPDLLAQVQPDFIFFQAGVDVLATDKLGKLALTPEGCRQRDEYVLRRCQEQQLPVAVSMGGGYSERLSDIVDAHCNTFRVAYEVFG; encoded by the coding sequence ATGCCTTGCCTTGCCACTTCCGAACGTTATAGCATCAGTTTGCCGAATGGTCACCGCTTTCCCATTGCTAAGTACGAACTGATCCGAGAGCAGCTGTTGTGGCAGGGCATAGCGCCACCGGATGATTTCTATGACCCGGGGCTGTGCTCCGAAGAAGACATTTTGCGCGTGCATTCGGCGGAGTACTGGCACCGGGTGCGCGACTTGCAACTCTCCCCTGCCGAAGTACGTCGGCTGGGCTTGCCACAGAGCCCGGAGTTGGTTCGTCGGTCGTTGAGCAGCGTGGCGGGCACGGTGCAATCGGCACGGCGGGCGCTGCACGATGGTATAGGGATGAGTCTGGCCGGGGGTACGCACCACGCATTTCGGGACCGGGGCGAAGGGTTTTGCGTGCTCAATGACATTGCCGTGGCTGCTATGCACTTGCTGCACCATCAGCTGGCCAAGCAAATTTTGGTGGTTGACTTGGATGTGCACCAGGGTGATGGCACGGCCAGTATTTTTCGGGAGGAGCCGCGCGTGTTCACCTTCTCGATGCATGCCGGCGCTAATTACCCATTGCGCAAAGAGCAGTCGGATCGGGATGTGGCCCTTGACTTGGGTACCGATGATGCCGCGTATTTAGCTATTCTCCGCGCCAATCTACCCGACTTGCTTGCCCAGGTGCAGCCAGACTTTATCTTCTTTCAGGCTGGCGTGGATGTATTGGCGACCGACAAGCTCGGCAAGCTGGCGCTCACGCCCGAAGGCTGCCGCCAGCGCGACGAGTACGTGTTGCGCCGGTGCCAGGAGCAGCAGTTGCCAGTAGCCGTCAGCATGGGCGGTGGGTACTCCGAGCGGCTCTCCGACATTGTGGATGCACATTGCAACACGTTTCGGGTGGCGTATGAGGTATTTGGGTGA
- a CDS encoding J domain-containing protein — protein sequence MPPHEQAAAHARARRKSKAQKAQEAAEKIAREEQQRLLSNTKTLYRQLARTHHPDLERDPATQAHKTALMQRITEAYEANDLYTLLQLLSESGPAASADDDVLTRYTQALHQQQTELKQQLNELKYGDNGFSGSSGKKREAELRQLKRHLRAEAEYLEHILRLIQEPEGLREVLRDLSASGH from the coding sequence TTGCCGCCCCACGAGCAAGCTGCTGCTCATGCACGCGCCCGGCGCAAATCGAAAGCCCAGAAAGCGCAAGAAGCTGCTGAAAAGATTGCCCGGGAAGAGCAACAACGTCTTCTTTCCAACACCAAAACTCTGTACCGCCAGCTGGCCCGCACGCATCACCCCGACCTGGAGCGCGACCCGGCCACCCAGGCCCACAAAACGGCCTTGATGCAGCGCATCACCGAGGCCTACGAAGCCAACGACCTCTACACGCTGCTCCAACTCCTGTCGGAATCAGGGCCCGCCGCCAGCGCCGACGATGATGTACTGACCCGTTACACGCAGGCCTTGCACCAGCAGCAAACAGAGCTCAAACAGCAACTCAACGAGTTGAAATACGGCGACAATGGGTTTAGTGGCAGCAGCGGCAAAAAGCGCGAAGCGGAATTGCGCCAGCTCAAGCGCCATTTGCGTGCCGAGGCAGAGTATTTAGAACATATCCTCCGACTAATTCAAGAGCCCGAAGGCTTGCGGGAGG